Proteins encoded in a region of the Synechococcus sp. BIOS-U3-1 genome:
- a CDS encoding alpha/beta fold hydrolase, producing the protein MGINRHSLEAVKTISVNGGCIELRCYRPHCIEAAERIPLLVTHGGPGGSSVGLYDALHPLADQRPTMFYDQLGSFASPADLLQEQMTLKRFATEPLCILDQLSISRAHVFGHSWGGAVMTQFCLDHPDRVAALLLSSPLLSTQRWIADCNQLIKNIQLELGESVNLENEFERRHFCRSDRDTDQKALRCERQRGNTKLYEQMWGPSEFEHHGMLNDLDLFPNFRDLSTPTLLTCGEHDTATPETMQDARSAIGDHARLEVLKDAGHKTYVDRNQALIAVVNDFLNQLD; encoded by the coding sequence ATGGGTATCAATCGCCATTCTCTTGAGGCGGTCAAAACGATCTCAGTAAACGGAGGTTGTATTGAGCTTCGCTGTTATCGACCTCATTGCATCGAAGCTGCTGAACGGATCCCTCTGCTCGTTACACACGGCGGTCCAGGTGGATCGAGTGTTGGTCTCTATGACGCTCTGCACCCCCTGGCGGACCAACGACCAACAATGTTTTACGACCAGCTGGGGTCATTTGCATCACCTGCTGACCTGCTTCAAGAGCAGATGACACTGAAGCGTTTCGCAACAGAGCCCCTTTGCATTCTCGATCAGCTCAGTATTTCCCGTGCCCACGTCTTTGGACACTCATGGGGCGGTGCAGTCATGACGCAGTTCTGCCTTGATCACCCAGATCGAGTAGCAGCCCTATTGCTTTCCTCTCCTCTGCTGTCCACTCAACGATGGATTGCGGATTGCAATCAACTGATCAAAAATATCCAACTCGAGCTTGGGGAATCGGTGAATCTGGAGAATGAATTCGAACGTCGACACTTTTGCCGTTCCGATCGAGATACAGATCAAAAAGCATTGCGTTGTGAACGTCAACGTGGGAACACCAAGCTCTACGAACAGATGTGGGGGCCAAGTGAATTCGAGCATCACGGAATGCTCAACGACCTTGACTTGTTTCCCAACTTTCGGGATCTCTCTACGCCGACGTTGCTCACCTGCGGAGAACATGACACTGCAACACCTGAGACCATGCAGGATGCAAGATCAGCGATCGGTGATCATGCCCGATTGGAAGTTCTCAAGGACGCAGGACACAAGACCTACGTCGACCGCAATCAGGCGTTGATCGCAGTTGTGAATGATTTTCTGAATCAGCTGGACTGA
- a CDS encoding MgPME-cyclase complex family protein: MTTYYFVAASNRFLTEEEPLEEVLKERRRHYKEHGKEVDFWLVRQPAFLNAAEMRTIREQLPQPAAAVVSTDSNFITFMKLRLEFVLDGRFEAPSVDIPDAIATSD; this comes from the coding sequence ATGACCACTTATTACTTCGTTGCAGCCAGCAATCGCTTCCTCACAGAAGAGGAGCCCTTGGAAGAAGTTCTCAAGGAAAGACGGCGTCATTACAAAGAACACGGCAAGGAAGTGGATTTCTGGCTGGTGCGTCAACCGGCCTTTCTCAACGCAGCGGAGATGAGGACGATCCGTGAGCAGCTCCCCCAGCCTGCAGCAGCCGTGGTCTCAACTGACTCGAATTTCATTACGTTCATGAAATTGCGCCTTGAGTTTGTTCTAGATGGTCGATTTGAGGCACCAAGTGTTGATATCCCTGACGCAATCGCAACGTCTGATTAA
- a CDS encoding glutamate decarboxylase, with translation METSRSELDLETNLGHRLNQRAQPEAVLPRNQLAEHGLHADLAYQLIHDHLMLDGNAMLNLATFVGTWMEPEALHLMRECADKNMIDKDEYPQTAELENRCIQMLARLWNAPDPEAAVGTSTTGSSEACMLGGMVLRWHWRQRRTAQGLDDRRPNLVMGSNTQICWDKFCAYFDVEARMVPISREHLQLTADGAVAACDENTIGVVGVLGSTFDGSYEPIEAIQQGLDQLQKRTGLDIPMHIDGASGAFVAPFNSPELRWDFRLPRVKSINTSGHKYGGVLPGVGWVLWREQADLPEELRFNVNYLGGQMPTIGMNFSRPGAQVVAQYFNFIHLGHSGYCQRMACLEATASYLADSIAEMPTMKLLSHPRGQLPVFAVSLEDSVDNWTVFQLSERLRARGWQVPAYTMPAACEDLSVLRFVIRAGFTRDMADLLLRDLKNAVDWFQQLSSPMPDPNPEHQPFHH, from the coding sequence ATGGAGACTTCCCGCTCTGAACTTGATCTCGAAACTAACCTTGGCCACCGCCTCAATCAACGCGCTCAACCCGAGGCTGTGTTGCCTCGGAACCAATTAGCAGAGCATGGCTTACACGCTGATCTGGCTTATCAGCTCATTCACGACCATTTGATGCTGGACGGCAATGCCATGCTCAATTTGGCCACGTTCGTCGGTACCTGGATGGAACCTGAGGCACTGCATCTGATGCGCGAATGTGCCGATAAGAACATGATCGACAAAGACGAATATCCCCAGACCGCCGAACTTGAAAATCGGTGCATCCAGATGTTGGCGCGTCTTTGGAATGCACCGGATCCCGAGGCTGCTGTTGGGACCTCCACCACAGGGTCCAGCGAAGCTTGCATGCTGGGCGGAATGGTGCTCCGTTGGCACTGGCGCCAGCGAAGGACAGCGCAAGGTCTTGATGATCGGCGCCCAAACCTGGTTATGGGCAGCAACACGCAGATCTGTTGGGACAAGTTCTGCGCCTACTTCGACGTTGAAGCACGCATGGTGCCGATTTCGAGAGAACACCTCCAGTTGACAGCTGATGGTGCTGTTGCAGCATGCGATGAGAACACCATTGGGGTAGTTGGCGTACTCGGCAGCACATTTGATGGAAGCTACGAACCCATTGAAGCCATCCAACAAGGGCTTGATCAGCTGCAAAAGCGCACGGGGTTGGACATTCCCATGCACATAGATGGGGCGTCCGGTGCCTTTGTGGCGCCATTCAACTCCCCTGAGCTGCGTTGGGACTTCCGACTGCCCCGCGTTAAGTCAATCAACACCAGCGGCCACAAATACGGTGGCGTCCTTCCCGGCGTTGGATGGGTGTTGTGGCGGGAACAGGCTGATCTACCAGAGGAATTGCGCTTCAACGTCAACTATCTAGGCGGCCAGATGCCAACCATCGGCATGAACTTCTCCCGCCCTGGAGCCCAGGTGGTGGCGCAGTATTTCAACTTTATCCATTTAGGTCATAGTGGCTATTGCCAGCGCATGGCATGTCTTGAAGCCACGGCCTCTTACCTGGCTGATTCGATTGCGGAGATGCCAACAATGAAGTTGTTGAGCCACCCCCGCGGGCAGCTCCCGGTGTTTGCTGTCAGCCTCGAGGATTCGGTTGATAACTGGACGGTGTTCCAGTTGTCAGAACGCTTGAGAGCTCGTGGCTGGCAAGTGCCGGCATACACAATGCCGGCAGCTTGTGAAGATCTCTCAGTGCTGCGCTTTGTGATCCGAGCCGGTTTCACACGTGATATGGCCGATTTGTTGCTGCGGGATCTGAAGAACGCGGTGGATTGGTTCCAACAACTCAGCAGCCCTATGCCTGATCCAAATCCTGAACATCAGCCCTTTCACCATTGA
- a CDS encoding DUF6761 family protein, which produces MTSLQHPEAIRHFQALCDACQELTSRYHGPSELRLYADGYLHALRRTGDLDPRELSKLETLIERWILDPSSFIGPDGDVSALYRHPNPY; this is translated from the coding sequence ATGACATCTCTTCAGCACCCGGAGGCCATTCGCCACTTCCAGGCGCTGTGTGATGCCTGTCAGGAACTGACATCTCGCTACCACGGTCCGTCTGAGTTACGCCTCTATGCCGATGGCTACCTACATGCTCTACGCAGAACCGGTGATCTTGATCCAAGGGAATTGTCCAAACTGGAGACTCTGATTGAACGCTGGATCCTGGATCCTTCCAGTTTTATCGGTCCTGATGGGGATGTGAGCGCTTTGTACAGGCATCCAAATCCGTATTGA
- a CDS encoding DEAD/DEAH box helicase, translating to MRDKGYIHPSPIQEQAIPAVISGRDVMAAAQTGTGKTGGFTLPMLERLRHGRRSGRGQVRSLVLTPTRELAAQVHENVRAYGHHLPLRSDVVFGGVKINPQIDRLQGGVDLLVATPGRLIDLHQQGVVHFDHLECLVLDEADRMLDMGFIHDIRRLIRLMPEHRQTLLFSATFSPPIRKLATGLLHHPLQIQVTPENQTARSVEQVVHPCDMKRKPELLSHLIRSGNWRQVLVFSRTKHGANRVAEKLSNEGLEAAAIHGNKSQGARTRALQGFKQGSVRVLVATDIAARGIDIQQLPHVVNLDLPNVAEDYVHRIGRTGRAGETGHAISLVAAEESLLLKAIERLTGEALRKEQVKGFEPTILTAPPLDLGGGKRRSNQRGNQRTRRSATPVSRQRRR from the coding sequence CTGAGGGATAAGGGGTACATTCACCCATCACCGATTCAGGAACAGGCGATTCCAGCGGTGATCAGTGGTCGCGACGTTATGGCGGCTGCTCAGACAGGTACTGGAAAAACCGGTGGATTCACTCTGCCAATGCTCGAACGACTTCGGCATGGTCGACGCTCCGGTCGTGGTCAGGTGAGATCACTGGTCTTGACCCCGACCCGTGAATTGGCAGCACAGGTTCATGAGAATGTGCGTGCTTACGGGCACCACCTTCCCTTGCGAAGTGATGTGGTTTTCGGAGGAGTCAAGATCAATCCGCAAATTGATCGACTTCAGGGAGGAGTGGATCTGCTGGTCGCGACGCCGGGCCGATTGATTGATCTCCATCAGCAAGGAGTCGTGCATTTCGATCACCTCGAATGCCTGGTGCTGGACGAAGCGGATCGAATGCTTGATATGGGCTTCATCCATGACATTCGCAGATTGATTCGCTTGATGCCCGAGCATCGGCAGACTCTGCTGTTCTCCGCCACGTTCAGCCCGCCGATCCGAAAGCTGGCTACAGGGTTGCTGCATCACCCACTGCAGATTCAAGTCACGCCTGAAAATCAGACGGCACGCTCTGTGGAGCAGGTTGTTCACCCGTGTGACATGAAACGGAAGCCGGAACTTCTCAGTCATCTAATCAGAAGTGGCAATTGGCGTCAGGTGCTGGTGTTTTCACGCACCAAGCATGGTGCTAATCGGGTCGCAGAAAAACTCAGCAACGAAGGTCTCGAAGCAGCTGCGATTCATGGCAACAAGAGCCAAGGTGCGCGTACTCGAGCCCTTCAGGGCTTTAAGCAGGGCAGCGTCCGTGTACTGGTCGCGACAGACATTGCTGCACGCGGGATTGACATCCAACAGTTGCCGCACGTGGTGAACCTGGATCTTCCCAATGTGGCCGAAGATTATGTTCATCGCATCGGTCGTACCGGTCGTGCTGGTGAAACCGGTCATGCCATTTCGCTTGTTGCTGCTGAGGAATCACTCTTACTGAAGGCCATTGAGCGCCTCACAGGGGAAGCGTTGCGCAAAGAACAAGTGAAGGGTTTTGAACCGACGATTTTGACGGCTCCACCTCTTGACCTCGGTGGTGGTAAACGGCGTAGCAATCAACGCGGCAATCAACGCACTCGTCGCAGCGCCACACCCGTATCTCGCCAACGCAGACGCTGA
- a CDS encoding BolA family protein, whose amino-acid sequence MVQPDAVSSAIRRAIPDAQVSVEDLTGGGDHLQVSVVSTAFDGLNRIRQHQLVYRALREELASEAIHALALNTSTPT is encoded by the coding sequence ATGGTTCAGCCTGACGCCGTCTCCTCTGCCATCCGACGCGCGATCCCAGATGCTCAGGTGAGCGTCGAAGATCTCACTGGTGGTGGTGATCATCTACAGGTGAGCGTGGTGTCGACTGCTTTCGATGGTCTCAACCGCATCCGTCAACATCAACTGGTTTACCGAGCCTTGAGGGAAGAGCTGGCCTCAGAAGCCATTCACGCCCTCGCTCTGAACACTTCCACACCCACCTGA
- a CDS encoding lysophospholipid acyltransferase family protein yields MVLTQDMALHYLRGRTVLGSENLPQNGPVLLAPTHRARWDALMIPMAAGRRITGRDCRFMVTRTEMSGLQGWFLQRLGCFAIDQDKPSLTTLRFALDLLESGQQLVVFPEGRIKRIDAPIVLEQGSVRLAQLAHRRGIDVQVVPVGLAYDPAVPGPRSRSAICFEKPLIVDGKGKQEALRFNQLLAKGMHTAEQAARESIGRSLNCP; encoded by the coding sequence ATGGTTCTGACCCAGGACATGGCTCTTCACTACCTTCGTGGCAGAACAGTTCTCGGTTCCGAGAACCTCCCTCAGAACGGTCCCGTTCTGTTGGCTCCAACGCATAGAGCTCGCTGGGATGCCCTAATGATCCCGATGGCTGCAGGCCGGAGGATCACAGGACGTGACTGCCGTTTCATGGTCACTCGAACAGAAATGTCTGGGTTGCAGGGATGGTTTCTGCAACGCCTCGGCTGTTTTGCGATCGACCAAGACAAGCCTTCGCTGACAACCCTGCGATTCGCTCTAGACCTGCTGGAGAGCGGTCAGCAACTGGTGGTCTTTCCTGAGGGACGCATCAAAAGGATTGATGCACCGATTGTCTTGGAACAAGGTTCCGTTCGGCTTGCACAACTCGCCCATCGCCGTGGCATCGATGTGCAGGTTGTTCCTGTTGGTCTTGCCTATGACCCCGCAGTGCCCGGTCCACGCAGTCGCTCAGCAATTTGTTTCGAGAAGCCGTTGATTGTTGACGGTAAGGGCAAGCAAGAAGCCCTTCGTTTTAATCAGCTCCTGGCCAAAGGGATGCATACGGCTGAACAAGCGGCCCGAGAGTCCATCGGACGATCGCTGAATTGCCCTTAA
- a CDS encoding TerC family protein, with translation MDTAALSSLTAWLDGVDQLGELLPLLPVLVTLELLLSADNAIALAAIAREQRDPQLERRALNLGIVMAFGLRVGLILMAQYVLAFPPIQLIAGGYLVWLCLSHWNTSAEQADKQPVETASKSIRFGRTVLTLAITDLAFSIDSVAAAVAISDQLLLVLTGALIGVVALRFTSGLFIRWLQIYPRLETAGFLAVGFVGLKLLAMMALPTLHPSELVTLVAVVGLMIWGFSLRESPAAKES, from the coding sequence ATGGATACAGCTGCACTGTCGTCACTCACTGCCTGGTTGGACGGCGTTGACCAGCTGGGTGAACTGTTGCCGTTGTTGCCGGTACTTGTCACTCTCGAGCTACTTCTTTCGGCTGACAACGCAATTGCATTGGCAGCCATTGCGCGAGAACAGCGTGATCCCCAACTTGAGCGCCGCGCGTTGAATCTCGGCATTGTGATGGCGTTCGGTTTGCGCGTGGGTCTCATCCTGATGGCGCAATATGTTCTGGCTTTCCCGCCTATCCAGCTGATTGCAGGTGGCTACCTGGTCTGGCTCTGCCTAAGCCACTGGAATACCTCTGCTGAGCAGGCCGATAAGCAACCCGTTGAAACAGCGTCTAAGTCGATTCGTTTCGGTCGAACGGTGCTCACTCTGGCCATTACCGACCTTGCCTTTTCAATCGACAGTGTGGCTGCAGCGGTTGCCATCAGTGATCAGTTGCTTCTGGTGTTAACGGGTGCGCTGATCGGAGTGGTTGCTTTGCGTTTCACCTCAGGACTTTTCATTCGGTGGCTGCAGATTTATCCGCGACTGGAAACAGCAGGTTTCCTTGCGGTCGGTTTTGTTGGTCTCAAACTGCTGGCGATGATGGCTCTACCGACCTTGCATCCATCTGAACTGGTCACTCTTGTTGCAGTTGTTGGATTGATGATTTGGGGGTTCTCACTCCGCGAATCGCCAGCAGCAAAGGAGTCTTGA
- a CDS encoding response regulator transcription factor gives MTSSSRDLLAHGTGQAPVQQLTVPEIPSREPSRILVVEPHPTLRTVLVQRLRQDGHLTAAVSSSLEAIELCQEQSPDLLVSAELLEQSSALRLGQQLRCPVIVLTARSGAEPVVGLLDDGADDVLRKPFGLEELAARCRTLLKRGRSGLQERVAVGPLEVHLLLRQVTLREQPVELSPREFALLCALLMPPGMVRSRQELLRMAWPPFSGGPRSVDTQVLTLRRKLEQAGLGEGGGITTVRQQGYRFSLDNLPE, from the coding sequence GTGACCTCCTCCTCCCGCGATCTCCTCGCCCATGGAACCGGTCAGGCTCCTGTGCAGCAACTGACTGTTCCCGAAATTCCTTCACGAGAACCCTCACGGATTCTCGTCGTTGAACCACATCCGACACTGCGCACAGTCCTTGTTCAAAGGCTTCGCCAGGACGGACATCTGACTGCAGCTGTGTCATCGTCGCTGGAAGCCATTGAGCTCTGTCAGGAGCAATCTCCTGATTTGCTTGTGAGTGCTGAACTTCTTGAGCAAAGTTCTGCCCTGAGACTTGGTCAACAATTACGTTGTCCGGTGATTGTGCTGACAGCTCGCAGCGGTGCTGAACCTGTTGTGGGTTTGTTGGATGACGGTGCTGATGACGTTCTCCGCAAACCCTTTGGTTTGGAAGAATTGGCCGCCCGCTGTCGCACTCTGCTGAAGCGGGGTCGCAGTGGACTCCAGGAACGTGTTGCTGTTGGGCCCCTTGAGGTGCATCTGCTTCTGCGTCAAGTGACCCTGCGCGAGCAACCTGTTGAACTCAGCCCTCGCGAATTTGCACTGTTGTGTGCGCTGTTGATGCCACCGGGGATGGTGCGTAGCCGACAGGAGCTTCTGAGAATGGCCTGGCCACCGTTCAGTGGTGGACCCCGCTCTGTGGACACACAGGTCTTGACTCTCCGCCGCAAACTTGAACAGGCAGGTCTAGGAGAGGGAGGTGGAATAACCACCGTTCGTCAACAGGGATATCGCTTTAGCCTGGATAACCTTCCGGAATAA
- a CDS encoding DUF6464 family protein, with protein sequence MLVEIRQTGSDQLLDRVELDEPPSPGRWFLHEDDSFLVMQRRHRYRLHSGRYQLSSVVLMVKPQKRPSDARWFQHGWVIGDPACRFNARSPLMRCAVIPEGPCERCSHWSP encoded by the coding sequence ATGCTCGTGGAAATCCGACAGACCGGCAGTGATCAACTGCTTGATCGTGTTGAACTCGATGAGCCACCTTCCCCGGGCCGCTGGTTTTTACACGAAGACGACAGTTTTCTTGTGATGCAGCGCCGTCATCGTTACCGCCTCCATTCCGGTCGATATCAGTTGAGCTCTGTCGTGCTGATGGTGAAGCCTCAGAAGCGACCTTCAGATGCTCGTTGGTTTCAGCATGGTTGGGTCATTGGTGATCCGGCGTGTCGTTTTAATGCCCGAAGTCCTCTGATGCGCTGTGCCGTGATTCCTGAAGGACCATGTGAGCGTTGCAGTCATTGGTCGCCGTGA
- the fmt gene encoding methionyl-tRNA formyltransferase, translating to MKILFWGTPIYAVPTLDALQSAGHQIVGVVTQPDRRRGRGKQLMPSAVKARALELGLNVYTPERIRRDHDCQQQLAELGADLSVVVAFGQILPTEVLMQPPLGCWNGHGSLLPRWRGAGPIQWSILEGDAQTGVGVMAMEEGLDTGPVLMEREIEIGLLENAHQLGNRLSKLTAELMVEAVPRIETAGTGPEEERLRKLGVRYQTSEVSYARMLVKTDYQVDWSASALAIHRKVMGLYPGAVTLWKGKRLKLLVTEPLIERLGVELSTAAQQLLGRWQTGGHPAGTVLDSNEAGLVVSSSGCPLLIREAQLEGKARSHGRALVQQLQTTVGDTLG from the coding sequence TTGAAAATTCTGTTCTGGGGTACACCCATTTATGCCGTGCCCACGCTGGATGCTCTGCAGAGCGCCGGACACCAGATTGTCGGTGTTGTCACTCAGCCTGATCGTCGTCGAGGTCGAGGAAAACAATTGATGCCTTCAGCTGTGAAAGCGCGGGCTCTGGAACTCGGCTTGAACGTTTACACCCCTGAGAGAATTCGTCGAGATCATGACTGTCAACAGCAATTAGCGGAACTTGGTGCTGACCTTTCCGTGGTTGTGGCCTTTGGTCAGATTCTGCCCACAGAAGTGTTGATGCAGCCACCTCTGGGGTGTTGGAACGGCCATGGATCACTTTTGCCGAGATGGCGAGGGGCCGGCCCAATTCAATGGTCCATTCTTGAAGGTGATGCTCAAACAGGCGTCGGCGTGATGGCAATGGAAGAAGGGCTAGACACCGGTCCAGTGCTTATGGAAAGGGAAATCGAAATCGGTTTACTTGAGAACGCGCATCAACTTGGCAACCGACTCAGCAAACTCACAGCGGAGCTGATGGTGGAGGCAGTCCCTCGGATTGAAACCGCTGGAACCGGACCGGAAGAGGAGCGACTTCGCAAGTTGGGGGTGCGCTACCAGACGTCTGAGGTCAGCTACGCAAGAATGCTCGTGAAAACTGACTACCAGGTCGACTGGTCAGCCTCTGCTTTGGCCATCCATCGCAAGGTGATGGGTCTTTACCCAGGTGCTGTGACGCTCTGGAAGGGGAAAAGGCTGAAATTGCTGGTCACTGAACCGCTAATTGAACGACTTGGAGTCGAGCTGAGCACTGCTGCGCAACAGCTGCTGGGCCGCTGGCAGACCGGTGGCCACCCGGCAGGGACTGTTCTTGACAGCAATGAGGCCGGTTTGGTGGTCAGCAGTTCGGGTTGTCCACTGCTAATCCGAGAAGCACAGCTGGAAGGGAAGGCCCGGAGCCATGGTCGAGCTCTCGTTCAGCAATTGCAGACCACTGTGGGAGACACATTGGGCTGA
- the grxD gene encoding Grx4 family monothiol glutaredoxin, whose translation MDSQTQSRIESLIQSSPIFVFMKGTKLMPQCGFSNNVVQILNALGVSFETFDVLSDPEVRQGIKEFSEWPTIPQVYVKGEFMGGSDILIEMYNDSTLKEKLEIALAS comes from the coding sequence ATGGACAGCCAAACCCAATCCCGCATCGAGAGCTTGATCCAGTCAAGCCCGATTTTCGTGTTCATGAAGGGCACCAAGCTGATGCCCCAGTGCGGCTTCTCCAACAATGTTGTCCAGATTCTCAATGCACTTGGCGTGAGCTTTGAGACTTTCGACGTGCTCTCAGATCCTGAGGTACGCCAGGGCATCAAGGAGTTTTCCGAATGGCCCACCATCCCTCAGGTTTATGTGAAAGGAGAATTTATGGGTGGTTCGGACATTCTCATCGAGATGTACAACGACAGCACCCTGAAGGAGAAGCTAGAGATCGCTTTGGCCAGCTGA
- a CDS encoding pyridoxine 5'-phosphate synthase, whose product MASLGVNIDHIANVREARRTLEPDPVTMALLAELGGADGITVHLREDRRHIQDRDVDLLRQTVRSRLNLEMAATDEMVEIAMRVRPDMVTLVPERREEVTTEGGLDIAGQLPQLKGMVKRLHDAGVPVSLFVDPDPLQLRASRDSGARWVELHTGAYAVAAWTEQPRELARLTEATAFSRSIGLRVNAGHGLTYQNVEPVAAIEGMEELNIGHTIVARAVAVGLKTAVSEMRSLVQNPRRETLFASQS is encoded by the coding sequence GTGGCCAGCCTCGGGGTGAATATCGATCACATCGCCAATGTGCGCGAAGCGAGGCGCACGCTGGAGCCCGATCCCGTGACCATGGCTCTTTTGGCAGAACTTGGAGGGGCTGATGGCATCACAGTGCATCTGCGTGAAGACCGTCGGCATATCCAGGACCGCGACGTCGATCTCCTCAGGCAGACCGTTCGCAGCAGGTTGAATCTGGAAATGGCTGCCACTGATGAGATGGTCGAAATCGCGATGCGTGTGAGGCCAGACATGGTCACGTTGGTGCCTGAACGGCGCGAAGAAGTCACCACTGAGGGGGGCCTGGACATAGCAGGACAGCTTCCGCAACTGAAAGGAATGGTGAAACGGCTTCACGATGCAGGGGTTCCGGTAAGCCTTTTCGTGGATCCGGATCCGTTACAGCTGAGGGCTAGTCGGGATTCCGGAGCCCGCTGGGTTGAACTGCACACTGGCGCTTATGCGGTAGCCGCTTGGACTGAACAGCCCCGTGAACTCGCTCGCTTGACGGAGGCCACTGCTTTTTCCCGCTCTATCGGTCTACGCGTTAACGCTGGCCACGGACTCACATACCAGAATGTGGAACCAGTTGCTGCGATTGAGGGAATGGAGGAGTTGAATATTGGACACACCATTGTGGCCAGAGCAGTGGCAGTGGGTTTGAAAACTGCTGTCAGCGAGATGCGCTCCCTGGTTCAGAATCCACGCCGTGAGACCTTGTTCGCTAGTCAAAGTTGA